The Mercurialis annua linkage group LG8, ddMerAnnu1.2, whole genome shotgun sequence genome window below encodes:
- the LOC126661845 gene encoding uncharacterized protein LOC126661845, with the protein MEEGLIAACSQLRLTEDEQETITLEDVIDDNADAKAELCLVGKLLTQKPYNLAHMKNALTSAWRLAKGFTIRDIGDELFVLEFYSKVDRNRILREGPWNFDKQLILLEPMSGNMQPNNMILKHCLVWVRIYNLPMNCRGMAAITKIGSKIGRIVEVDGESGECNRYGRVRVNLDVSRPIYRGTKVINPLGEQCWIPFKYERVQNFCYWCGMLDHLVAECEEKPKETEVSDWPYGPGLRATPRKRSLMGNRYVPKTTYKDQDGQTTSGSQSDNAEKSRAAKRSLNLNDNLEAASDARENTGPQQVVARVNGDTSENNTTAIGATDRLDVDGLVEVCIQQVQPGEGKKREVMGSAKPFERV; encoded by the coding sequence ATGGAAGAAGGTCTGATCGCAGCATGTTCTCAGCTGCGCCTAACTGAAGATGAACAGGAAACTATAACCCTGGAAGATGTTATTGATGATAACGCAGATGCAAAGGCAGAGTTATGTTTGGTTGGCAAGTTACTTACGCAGAAGCCATATAATTTGGCTCACATGAAAAACGCATTAACAAGCGCTTGGAGGTTGGCAAAAGGATTTACTATAAGAGATATAGGGGATGAGCTTTTTGTTCTTGAATTTTATTCAAAAGTGGACAGGAACAGGATCCTTCGTGAGGGACCTTGGAACTTCGACAAACAGTTGATTCTTCTTGAACCAATGTCCGGGAATATGCAACCTAACAATATGATCCTAAAACACTGCTTAGTATGGGTGAGAATATATAACCTACCGATGAACTGTCGTGGTATGGCTGCCATCACTAAGATAGGATCAAAGATAGGGAGAATTGTGGAGGTGGATGGTGAAAGTGGTGAGTGTAATAGATATGGTCGTGTTAGGGTCAATCTGGATGTGTCAAGGCCAATTTATAGAGGGACGAAGGTGATAAATCCGCTGGGTGAACAATGCTGGATTCCGTTCAAATATGAAAGGGTCCAGAATTTTTGCTATTGGTGTGGAATGCTGGATCATCTTGTCGCGGAGTGTGAGGAGAAACCAAAAGAGACGGAGGTCTCAGATTGGCCATATGGACCAGGTCTACGCGCTACTCCCCGGAAAAGGAGCTTGATGGGAAACAGGTATGTCCCTAAGACAACATACAAGGATCAGGATGGCCAAACAACATCGGGCTCTCAGTCTGATAATGCTGAGAAATCAAGAGCTGCTAAAAGAAGTCTTAACCTTAATGACAACTTAGAGGCTGCTAGTGATGCTAGAGAGAACACTGGTCCACAGCAGGTTGTTGCTCGGGTTAATGGGGATACTAGCGAAAACAATACAACAGCTATTGGAGCTACAGATCGATTAGATGTGGATGGCCTTGTGGAAGTTTGCATTCAACAAGTTCAGCCAGGTGAAGGTAAAAAGAGGGAAGTAATGGGCAGTGCAAAACCATTCGAAAGGGTGTAA
- the LOC126661116 gene encoding vesicle-associated membrane protein 727, translated as MNPKGLIYSFVAKGTIVLAEHTSYSGNFSTIAVQCLQKLPSNSSKYTYSCDGHTFNFLIDSGFVFLVVADESTGRSVPFVFLERVKDDFKQRYGSSINNEEHPLADDDDDDDLFENRFSIAYNLDREFGPRLNEHMQYCMNHPEEMSKLSKLKAQITEVKGIMMDNIEKVLDRGERIELLVDKTENLQFQADSFQRQGRQLRRKMWLQNLQMKLMIAAAVLIVILILWLLVCRGFKC; from the exons ATGAATCCGAAAGGTTTGATTTATAGCTTCGTGGCGAAGGGTACGATTGTATTAGCAGAGCACACGTCCTATTCGGGGAATTTTAGTACCATTGCTGTTCAGTGTTTACAGAAACTTCCCTCAAATAGCAGCAAGTATACATACTCATGTGATGGGCACACGTTTAACTTTCTTATTGACAGCGGATTTG TTTTTCTTGTTGTTGCGGATGAATCAACCGGGAGAAGTGTGCCATTTGTGTTTCTTGAGCGAGTGAAAGATGATTTTAAACAGCGTTATGGTTCCAGTATTAATAACGAAGAACACCCACTTGCTGATGATGACGACGACGATGACTTGTTTGAGAACAGATTTAGCATTGCCTACAATCTTGATAGAGAGTTCGG TCCAAGGCTTAATGAACACATGCAATACTGTATGAACCACCCTGAAGAAATGAGCAAGTTATCCAAGCTAAAAGCCCAAATAACAGAGGTCAAGGGAATCATGATGGACAACATTGAAAAG GTTTTGGATCGTGGTGAGAGGATTGAACTTCTTGTAGATAAAACAGAGAATCTGCAGTTCCAG GCTGACAGCTTTCAGAGGCAAGGAAGACAACTGAGACGTAAGATGTGGCTGCAGAATCTCCAAATGAAATTGATGATAGCAGCAGCAGTCCTTATCGTCATTCTCATACTCTGGCTTCTTGTTTGTCGAGGATTCAAATGTTAG